One window of the Nocardia huaxiensis genome contains the following:
- a CDS encoding PEP/pyruvate-binding domain-containing protein — translation MTVITTQQPGVVSLRDRRAHDPALTGAKAASLARAAGQGLPVLDGFVLTTAWPGRGDPPEIAWRRLSKGGARALVVRSSSVAEDSAEHSMAGMFTSVLDVRGWEQFRAAVAEVRASAASVADSGSGEPGAAMAVLVQPFLRAAWGGVLFTADPVSGRRDRMVLTAVRGGPDVVVGGMDAGWTASVTRGGRIGEVLATDGPMLPNSLRRMVVRLAVRAERVFGGPLDIEWAIDANGNPILLQARPITAIHGPGEGVILGPGPLAETFPDPLRPLEQDLWLTPLDDGLRVALDLAGSASARRLRGAPVARAVSGIAVADLQALGVVPQRGGVLRWIDPRPGARKLGAAVRVGRLAAALPELGRRVCERVDTDLAEVPPLHELRNDNLLDLLQHTRTALTSLHGYEALAGMLGTDRRPAPTGAAMALIALADAQAAGLSAEQPVEEYPVLLALTPPRIGGPLGSVLPDSLENTRPAPAPREREVELGERSVPSVHENAFTAMGSAGDRNGAGEFDAGGFGELSLIREALRLRVRWVQELGARAAVELGRRLSLAGLLADPAAVALLSLGELRAAVTRRRVPADLSDRAAPEQVSVPDRFRLSADGVPVPVRRSTGSATHGVGAGGGSGRGVVHMGDRPPAGSVLVVRHLDPRLATVVPRLAGLIAETGSPLSHVAILAREHRVPVIVGYADATRRLPDGALVELDGRTGEVRVLPGNEGGLS, via the coding sequence ATGACTGTCATCACCACACAGCAGCCCGGCGTCGTGTCGCTGCGTGATCGGCGCGCCCACGACCCCGCCCTCACCGGCGCCAAAGCCGCATCGCTGGCGCGAGCCGCCGGACAGGGACTGCCCGTTCTCGACGGATTCGTGCTCACCACCGCCTGGCCCGGACGCGGCGATCCACCCGAAATCGCTTGGCGCAGACTGTCGAAGGGCGGTGCGCGGGCGCTGGTCGTGCGCTCGTCCTCGGTGGCCGAGGACAGCGCCGAACATTCCATGGCCGGCATGTTCACCTCGGTGCTCGATGTCCGGGGGTGGGAGCAGTTCCGGGCGGCGGTCGCCGAAGTGCGCGCTTCGGCGGCGAGCGTCGCGGACTCCGGATCGGGGGAGCCCGGCGCCGCGATGGCGGTGCTCGTGCAGCCATTCCTCCGAGCCGCCTGGGGCGGAGTGCTTTTCACCGCCGACCCGGTGAGCGGGCGACGCGACCGCATGGTCCTCACCGCGGTGCGCGGCGGACCCGATGTGGTGGTCGGCGGCATGGACGCGGGATGGACGGCGAGCGTGACCCGCGGCGGCCGGATCGGCGAGGTGCTCGCCACCGACGGCCCGATGCTGCCGAACAGCCTGCGGCGCATGGTGGTTCGCCTGGCCGTGCGCGCCGAGCGGGTCTTCGGCGGACCCCTCGATATCGAATGGGCCATCGACGCCAACGGGAATCCCATTCTGCTGCAGGCGCGTCCGATCACCGCGATCCACGGACCCGGCGAGGGCGTGATCCTCGGGCCCGGACCGCTGGCTGAAACCTTCCCGGATCCGCTGCGCCCGCTGGAACAGGATCTGTGGCTCACACCGCTCGACGACGGCTTGCGGGTGGCCCTCGATCTCGCCGGTTCCGCCTCCGCCCGCCGCCTGCGCGGGGCACCCGTGGCGCGCGCGGTCTCCGGCATCGCCGTCGCGGATCTGCAAGCGCTGGGCGTGGTTCCGCAGCGTGGGGGAGTGCTGCGCTGGATCGATCCTCGCCCCGGTGCCCGAAAGCTCGGGGCCGCGGTGCGGGTCGGCCGGCTCGCGGCCGCCCTGCCCGAACTCGGCCGCCGCGTCTGCGAACGCGTCGACACCGATCTGGCCGAGGTCCCGCCCCTGCACGAACTCCGCAATGACAACCTCCTGGACCTGTTGCAGCACACCCGAACCGCCCTCACCAGCCTGCACGGCTACGAGGCGCTGGCGGGCATGCTCGGCACCGACCGGCGCCCGGCCCCCACCGGGGCGGCCATGGCGCTGATCGCCCTGGCCGATGCCCAGGCCGCAGGACTGTCCGCCGAACAGCCGGTCGAGGAATACCCGGTGCTGCTGGCCCTGACCCCGCCCCGCATCGGCGGCCCGCTCGGCTCAGTGCTCCCGGACTCGCTCGAAAACACCAGGCCCGCACCGGCTCCCCGTGAACGCGAGGTCGAGCTGGGCGAGCGCTCCGTCCCCTCTGTGCATGAAAATGCCTTCACCGCAATGGGTTCGGCGGGGGACCGCAACGGTGCCGGCGAGTTCGACGCCGGAGGCTTCGGTGAGCTGTCACTGATCCGGGAGGCGCTGCGGCTGCGGGTGCGCTGGGTGCAGGAGCTGGGTGCGCGGGCGGCCGTGGAACTCGGGCGCCGGTTGAGCCTGGCGGGCCTGCTCGCCGATCCGGCGGCGGTCGCGCTGCTGTCGCTCGGCGAGTTGCGCGCCGCTGTCACACGGCGGCGAGTGCCCGCCGATCTGTCCGATCGCGCTGCGCCCGAGCAGGTTTCGGTACCCGATCGGTTCCGTCTGAGCGCGGACGGAGTCCCCGTGCCGGTGCGCCGATCCACCGGGTCGGCCACGCACGGCGTCGGCGCGGGCGGTGGCAGCGGACGCGGCGTCGTCCACATGGGTGACCGTCCGCCCGCCGGATCGGTGCTGGTGGTTCGTCATCTGGATCCGCGCCTGGCGACCGTCGTGCCCCGGCTGGCCGGGCTCATCGCTGAAACCGGCAGTCCGCTCAGCCATGTCGCCATTCTGGCCCGGGAGCATCGAGTGCCGGTGATCGTCGGCTACGCCGATGCCACGCGGCGGCTGCCGGACGGTGCGCTGGTCGAACTCGACGGGCGCACCGGAGAGGTGCGGGTGCTGCCCGGCAATGAAGGAGGGCTGTCATGA
- a CDS encoding DUF418 domain-containing protein → MTQPNAVPRLVELDALRGFALGGILLVNIVPMSGLGGDGGGFALGLMEAVFHNKFYVLFSFLFGYSLTMQFRSAQRDGANARARTVRRCLALIAIGLVHIVFFWIGDVLFGYGVIGLILLLLSRLRPKAALWVAGVLYAIGVAAISILSLLESSDSGPSAVDTTRGVEALRAGWGTAASWRWDLFTDNFLFFLLYGLVNILPLFLLGMAAGKARVLEDPARYLPVLPRIQWIGFGIGAPVSIAVAATHWLPLAGPLTLSAPLLSAAYAATLLRVIHARPRVADIFAPAGTIAATTYLTQSLVTAILFTGYGFALAGHLSAAAALTVALAIYALQLLAARHWTRHHRYGPIEWLLRAATYGPNHFRRPSTTVVS, encoded by the coding sequence ATGACGCAGCCGAATGCGGTGCCGCGCCTGGTGGAACTCGACGCTCTGCGCGGATTCGCCCTCGGCGGAATACTTCTCGTGAACATCGTCCCCATGTCCGGCCTCGGCGGCGACGGCGGCGGCTTCGCCCTCGGCCTGATGGAGGCGGTGTTCCACAACAAGTTCTACGTCCTGTTCTCCTTCCTGTTCGGCTACTCGCTGACCATGCAGTTCCGCTCCGCCCAGCGTGACGGCGCCAACGCCCGCGCCCGCACCGTCCGCCGCTGTCTGGCGCTCATCGCCATCGGCCTGGTGCACATCGTCTTCTTCTGGATCGGCGACGTCCTGTTCGGCTACGGCGTCATCGGCTTGATCCTGTTGCTGCTGAGCCGTTTACGGCCCAAGGCCGCACTGTGGGTGGCAGGTGTGCTGTACGCGATCGGCGTCGCGGCCATCTCCATCCTGAGCCTGCTGGAATCCTCCGATTCCGGCCCCTCCGCCGTCGACACCACGCGCGGAGTCGAAGCCCTGCGGGCCGGCTGGGGCACCGCCGCGAGCTGGCGGTGGGACCTGTTCACCGACAACTTCCTGTTCTTCCTCCTCTACGGCCTGGTCAATATCCTGCCCCTGTTCCTGCTGGGCATGGCCGCGGGCAAGGCCCGCGTGCTCGAGGACCCCGCCCGCTACCTGCCGGTGCTGCCGCGCATCCAATGGATCGGATTCGGCATAGGCGCACCGGTTTCCATAGCCGTCGCCGCAACCCACTGGCTCCCCCTGGCCGGACCGCTGACCCTCAGCGCACCCCTGCTCTCCGCCGCCTACGCGGCCACCCTGCTGCGCGTCATCCACGCCAGACCGCGGGTAGCCGACATCTTCGCGCCTGCAGGCACAATCGCCGCCACCACCTACCTGACCCAGTCCCTCGTCACCGCAATCCTGTTCACCGGCTACGGTTTCGCCCTCGCCGGCCATCTCTCCGCAGCGGCCGCCCTGACCGTGGCCCTGGCCATCTACGCCCTCCAACTCCTTGCCGCCCGCCACTGGACCCGCCACCACCGCTACGGCCCCATCGAATGGCTCCTCCGCGCAGCCACCTACGGCCCCAACCACTTCCGCCGCCCCTCCACTACGGTCGTCTCATGA
- a CDS encoding NUDIX hydrolase, which translates to MTPAERFPRLYAPARWEWGGLDVQFSTDLPPDHLITNIHVISFVGDRIVLCRDDRDIWIVPGGTREAGESVQDCIVRELSEEAGATLAGPATWIGAHHAISDHPAPYQPWQPHPRKAWLWCTAEVALTGTPTNPQGAEQILEVRAFALDEALRFAETDGPHMPELLTFATELHFRS; encoded by the coding sequence ATGACCCCGGCCGAACGCTTCCCGCGCCTCTACGCCCCCGCCCGCTGGGAGTGGGGCGGCCTGGACGTCCAGTTCTCCACCGACCTCCCACCCGACCACCTGATCACCAACATCCACGTCATCAGCTTCGTGGGCGACCGCATAGTCCTGTGCCGCGACGACCGCGACATCTGGATCGTCCCCGGTGGCACTCGCGAAGCCGGAGAATCGGTGCAGGACTGCATAGTCCGCGAACTGTCCGAAGAAGCAGGCGCCACCCTGGCCGGCCCCGCCACCTGGATCGGCGCCCACCACGCCATCAGCGACCACCCGGCTCCCTACCAGCCCTGGCAACCCCACCCCCGCAAAGCCTGGCTCTGGTGCACGGCCGAGGTAGCCCTCACCGGCACCCCCACGAATCCGCAAGGCGCCGAGCAAATCCTGGAGGTCCGCGCCTTCGCCCTCGACGAGGCGCTCCGGTTCGCCGAGACGGACGGCCCGCACATGCCCGAACTGCTCACCTTCGCAACGGAACTCCACTTCCGGAGTTAG
- a CDS encoding serine/threonine-protein kinase has translation MLGVGGMGTVYLAEHPRLPKRLALKLLHPALTDKPVTRARFESEAEHAAKLHHPNIIEVYDRGDSGAQLWISMQYIDGFDAATVVARSGALRPDHAVHIAAEVGRALDFAHSGGVLHRDVKPANIMLERTGTDRPGRVLLGDFGISKALAQTTEVTARGELVASLHYAAPEQFEDDELDPRCDVYALGCTLFEFLTGRVPYPGQTVSQVWHGHALKPIPQASRVRSNLPVALDDVFARALAKDRRDRYRSCGELAAAAIHALQPPRIPVQRALPVTPTAPLPHPGSIPPDSGRPGRRRTAQAAKLFGLGMVMVLVTVSGWLVYDRWLRAAPRDAVHGVRECMQAHNWRLRETKSPEHSGADQDGHKVTYTLGGVMIAHFGQDGSGQFEYDSFQIVTSYTPSDWAPITDSKHGIVRFEYKLSVKDAGAQPYVSYSNVNGELVKKSEGEGISTTTATVSPDLFGRNVTCTDTELVLDAPERASIGDGEARIDTFEPAS, from the coding sequence GTGCTCGGAGTCGGCGGAATGGGGACGGTGTACCTCGCGGAGCATCCGCGGCTGCCGAAACGGTTGGCGCTCAAGCTGCTTCATCCCGCACTGACCGACAAACCCGTTACCCGGGCTCGATTCGAGTCCGAGGCAGAACATGCGGCCAAACTTCATCACCCGAACATTATCGAGGTCTACGACCGCGGGGATTCCGGTGCACAGCTGTGGATTTCGATGCAGTACATCGACGGATTCGACGCCGCCACGGTCGTCGCGCGTAGCGGCGCGCTACGACCGGACCACGCCGTCCACATCGCGGCGGAGGTGGGACGCGCACTGGACTTCGCGCACAGCGGCGGAGTCTTGCACCGAGATGTGAAGCCCGCCAACATCATGCTCGAACGGACGGGCACCGATCGGCCCGGGCGGGTGCTGCTCGGTGATTTCGGAATCTCGAAGGCGCTGGCGCAGACAACAGAGGTGACGGCGCGCGGTGAGCTGGTCGCGAGCCTGCACTACGCAGCACCGGAACAGTTCGAGGACGACGAACTCGACCCGCGCTGTGATGTCTACGCATTGGGATGCACGCTGTTCGAATTCCTCACCGGACGGGTGCCGTATCCGGGGCAGACCGTTTCCCAAGTGTGGCACGGCCATGCGCTGAAACCGATCCCGCAGGCGAGCCGGGTGCGCTCGAACCTGCCGGTGGCGCTGGACGATGTGTTCGCCAGGGCGCTGGCCAAGGATCGGCGGGACCGCTACCGAAGCTGCGGGGAATTGGCCGCCGCGGCCATCCATGCGCTGCAGCCCCCACGAATACCGGTTCAACGCGCGCTGCCGGTGACGCCGACCGCGCCGCTGCCGCACCCCGGTTCGATACCGCCCGACTCGGGGCGACCCGGGCGACGACGGACTGCTCAGGCGGCCAAGCTGTTCGGCCTCGGTATGGTCATGGTGCTGGTGACGGTGTCGGGGTGGCTCGTGTACGACAGGTGGTTGCGGGCGGCACCGCGGGACGCGGTCCACGGTGTCCGAGAGTGTATGCAGGCGCACAACTGGCGGTTGCGGGAGACCAAGAGCCCGGAGCACAGTGGCGCGGATCAGGACGGGCACAAGGTCACCTATACCCTTGGCGGGGTCATGATCGCGCACTTCGGCCAAGACGGCAGCGGGCAGTTCGAGTACGACAGTTTTCAGATCGTCACCTCGTACACGCCGTCGGACTGGGCACCGATCACCGACAGCAAACACGGGATCGTACGGTTCGAGTACAAGCTCAGCGTCAAGGACGCCGGCGCCCAGCCCTACGTCTCGTACTCGAATGTCAACGGGGAATTGGTGAAAAAGTCTGAGGGCGAGGGAATCTCAACCACTACTGCGACGGTTTCCCCGGATCTGTTCGGAAGGAATGTGACGTGCACGGACACCGAGCTGGTCCTGGACGCGCCCGAGCGTGCGTCGATAGGGGACGGTGAAGCTCGGATAGACACCTTCGAGCCCGCGTCCTGA
- a CDS encoding BTAD domain-containing putative transcriptional regulator: MSAFDAAALSATGSSAADLRLLGAVELYAGGRPIALGGRQACAVLALLALNRGHTVTTERLVEEIWEGDAPQSATARLHVLMSKMRARLREQAVDRAVRVSTVGAGYRLDIDSAHCDLGRFDSARTAAAAAQAAGRHSDAARLFRAALDEWSGPALADLAGFRFAQHAATRLEEERWACRVGRIDADIACGATAALIGELTMLTREKPYEEGTWAQLATALTLADRQADALESLRRAFAILREEGINPSPGLVELQRKILTQEKLTAAPTAAAEPRLAASTLARDPAASGGRLRLFNGRVVVITESGLRIGRMSDNDVVLDDPDASRYHAAIAINKAGIVIHDLQSTNGVHVNGQQIDQATLLNPGDVIRIGSTTMDFFQPD; encoded by the coding sequence ATGTCCGCGTTCGACGCCGCCGCACTGTCGGCTACTGGCAGCTCAGCCGCCGACCTGCGCTTGCTCGGGGCGGTGGAACTGTACGCGGGCGGCCGCCCGATCGCCCTCGGTGGTCGGCAGGCGTGTGCCGTGCTCGCCCTGCTGGCACTGAACCGCGGCCACACCGTCACCACCGAACGCCTCGTGGAAGAGATCTGGGAGGGGGACGCGCCACAGTCCGCCACCGCGCGACTGCATGTGCTGATGTCGAAAATGCGGGCGAGGCTGCGCGAGCAGGCGGTCGATCGCGCTGTGCGGGTGTCCACCGTCGGAGCCGGCTATCGACTCGACATCGACAGTGCCCATTGCGATCTCGGCCGATTCGACAGCGCCCGCACCGCCGCCGCGGCGGCTCAGGCGGCGGGCCGGCACTCCGATGCCGCACGCCTGTTCCGTGCCGCGCTCGACGAATGGAGTGGTCCGGCCCTGGCCGATCTCGCGGGCTTCCGATTCGCCCAGCACGCGGCCACCCGGCTCGAGGAGGAGCGCTGGGCGTGCCGGGTAGGCAGAATCGATGCCGACATCGCGTGTGGCGCGACCGCTGCGCTGATCGGCGAACTGACCATGCTGACCCGGGAGAAGCCCTATGAGGAAGGCACCTGGGCACAATTGGCGACCGCGCTGACCCTCGCGGACCGGCAGGCCGACGCCCTGGAGTCGCTGCGGCGGGCCTTCGCGATCCTCCGGGAGGAGGGGATCAACCCCAGTCCGGGACTCGTCGAATTGCAGCGAAAGATACTCACGCAGGAAAAGCTCACTGCCGCACCGACGGCCGCGGCGGAACCGCGGCTGGCGGCGAGCACCCTGGCCCGGGATCCCGCCGCGTCCGGAGGCAGGCTGCGACTGTTCAACGGGCGCGTTGTTGTCATAACGGAGTCCGGGCTGCGCATCGGGCGCATGTCCGACAACGACGTCGTGCTCGATGACCCGGACGCGAGCCGATACCACGCCGCGATTGCTATCAACAAGGCGGGCATCGTGATTCACGATCTGCAATCCACCAACGGTGTGCACGTCAACGGTCAGCAGATCGACCAGGCAACACTCCTCAACCCGGGCGACGTCATCCGAATCGGTTCCA